One Etheostoma cragini isolate CJK2018 chromosome 18, CSU_Ecrag_1.0, whole genome shotgun sequence DNA window includes the following coding sequences:
- the traf3ip2a gene encoding adapter protein CIKS isoform X3, which yields MASAQGLCPHQSVPVEMDESMTSSSLDLVLPASCKQCSGHTETSRRLQEHGYEQACGAANNVGPWRLPESLHQHEPRGACHAAPGPCFIPVKHSEGRFADVLHHVPREQYERDFPIHQSGVFASPSNWPRVHSVEEAEHLEAPQSLKSGVNYPNYVPPQYPAAARMPRPNPMQGSRPRQCACCPPANLPRHYNDYYHQEPGYPADPCREPQHHQPSWTPTCNRLQRRDPAPGSVAPLRDVMHEVCVNPSLQAGPGPATKEIRRTISLSEECRKVFITYSMDAAKEIIPFAKFLIAQGFKPAIDIFNNPMQIMAINKWMDRYLNDKSVLIIVVISPKYKEDVEGDGDDEHGLHTKYIHNQIQNEYIQQGCLNFRLVPVVFPNASKIHVPNWLRNTRIYHWPQDTQDLLLRLLREERYIIPQQGADLTLTVRPL from the exons ATGGCCTCTGCTCAAG GACTTTGCCCTCACCAGAGTGTTCCTGTTGAGATGGATGAGAGCATGACATCCTCCAGTCTGGACTTGGTCCTGCCTGCCTCTTGCAAACAGTGTAGTGGACACACAGAGACCAGCAGACGGCTGCAGGAACACGGCTATGAGCAAGCTTGTGGGGCAGCAAACAATGTCGGCCCGTGGAGACTCCCTGAAAGCCTGCACCAGCATGAACCCAGAGGAGCCTGTCATGCGGCCCCGGGACCTTGTTTCATCCCTGTTAAACACTCAGAGGGACGGTTCGCAGATGTTTTGCATCATGTTCCCAGAGAACAGTATGAAAGGGACTTCCCGATTCACCAAAGCGGGGTCTTTGCAAGTCCTTCAAACTGGCCCCGGGTTCACTCTGTGGAGGAGGCAGAACACTTGGAGGCCCCCCAATCACTCAAGTCTGGCGTTAACTACCCCAACTACGTCCCACCCCAATACCCAGCAGCAGCACGCATGCCCA GACCAAATCCAATGCAGGGGAGTCGTCCCAGGCAATGTGCGTGCTGCCCTCCAGCGAATCTGCCCCGTCACTATAACGACTATTATCACCAGGAGCCTGGTTACCCAGCAGATCCATGCAGGGAGCCCCAACACCACCAACCGTCATG GACTCCAACTTGTAATAGGCTGCAACGTAGAGATCCTGCCCCTGGCTCTGTGGCCCCTCTGAGAGATGTGATGCATGAAGTCTGTGTGAATCCCTCCCTCCAGGCTGGTCCAGGACCAGCCACAAAGGAGATCAGGAGGACCATCAGTCTGTCTGAGGAGTGTA GGAAGGTTTTCATCACATATTCCATGGATGCAGCCAAAGAAATCATTCCTTTTGCCAAATTTCTGATTGCCCAGGGGTTCAAACCAGCA ATTGACATCTTTAATAATCCAATGCAAATAATGGCCATCAACAAGTGGATGGACAGATATTTGAACGAT AAATCAGTGCTCATCATCGTGGTCATCAGCCCCAAGTACAAGGAGGACGTGGAGGGAGACGGAGACGACGAGCACGGCCTGCACACCAAGTACATTCACAATCAG ATCCAAAATGAGTACATCCAACAAGGCTGCCTTAACTTCAGACTGGTACCTGTGGTATTTCCTAATGCGTCCAAG ATACATGTCCCCAACTGGCTCCGGAACACCAGGATCTACCACTGGCCCCAGGACACCCAGGACCTGCTGCTGCGCCTTCTGAGGGAGGAACGTTACATCATCCCCCAACAAGGGGCTGACCTCACCCTCACTGTTCGTCCCCTctga
- the traf3ip2a gene encoding adapter protein CIKS isoform X1, whose translation MSHSNTPLKTCISIRDYSFHFLRQQTPFLSDSMASAQGLCPHQSVPVEMDESMTSSSLDLVLPASCKQCSGHTETSRRLQEHGYEQACGAANNVGPWRLPESLHQHEPRGACHAAPGPCFIPVKHSEGRFADVLHHVPREQYERDFPIHQSGVFASPSNWPRVHSVEEAEHLEAPQSLKSGVNYPNYVPPQYPAAARMPRPNPMQGSRPRQCACCPPANLPRHYNDYYHQEPGYPADPCREPQHHQPSWTPTCNRLQRRDPAPGSVAPLRDVMHEVCVNPSLQAGPGPATKEIRRTISLSEECRKVFITYSMDAAKEIIPFAKFLIAQGFKPAIDIFNNPMQIMAINKWMDRYLNDKSVLIIVVISPKYKEDVEGDGDDEHGLHTKYIHNQIQNEYIQQGCLNFRLVPVVFPNASKIHVPNWLRNTRIYHWPQDTQDLLLRLLREERYIIPQQGADLTLTVRPL comes from the exons AtgtcacactcaaacacacctCTCAAG ACGTGCATTTCCATTCGGGATTACAGTTTTCACTTCTTG AGGCAGCAGACACCTTTTCTCAGTGACAGTATGGCCTCTGCTCAAG GACTTTGCCCTCACCAGAGTGTTCCTGTTGAGATGGATGAGAGCATGACATCCTCCAGTCTGGACTTGGTCCTGCCTGCCTCTTGCAAACAGTGTAGTGGACACACAGAGACCAGCAGACGGCTGCAGGAACACGGCTATGAGCAAGCTTGTGGGGCAGCAAACAATGTCGGCCCGTGGAGACTCCCTGAAAGCCTGCACCAGCATGAACCCAGAGGAGCCTGTCATGCGGCCCCGGGACCTTGTTTCATCCCTGTTAAACACTCAGAGGGACGGTTCGCAGATGTTTTGCATCATGTTCCCAGAGAACAGTATGAAAGGGACTTCCCGATTCACCAAAGCGGGGTCTTTGCAAGTCCTTCAAACTGGCCCCGGGTTCACTCTGTGGAGGAGGCAGAACACTTGGAGGCCCCCCAATCACTCAAGTCTGGCGTTAACTACCCCAACTACGTCCCACCCCAATACCCAGCAGCAGCACGCATGCCCA GACCAAATCCAATGCAGGGGAGTCGTCCCAGGCAATGTGCGTGCTGCCCTCCAGCGAATCTGCCCCGTCACTATAACGACTATTATCACCAGGAGCCTGGTTACCCAGCAGATCCATGCAGGGAGCCCCAACACCACCAACCGTCATG GACTCCAACTTGTAATAGGCTGCAACGTAGAGATCCTGCCCCTGGCTCTGTGGCCCCTCTGAGAGATGTGATGCATGAAGTCTGTGTGAATCCCTCCCTCCAGGCTGGTCCAGGACCAGCCACAAAGGAGATCAGGAGGACCATCAGTCTGTCTGAGGAGTGTA GGAAGGTTTTCATCACATATTCCATGGATGCAGCCAAAGAAATCATTCCTTTTGCCAAATTTCTGATTGCCCAGGGGTTCAAACCAGCA ATTGACATCTTTAATAATCCAATGCAAATAATGGCCATCAACAAGTGGATGGACAGATATTTGAACGAT AAATCAGTGCTCATCATCGTGGTCATCAGCCCCAAGTACAAGGAGGACGTGGAGGGAGACGGAGACGACGAGCACGGCCTGCACACCAAGTACATTCACAATCAG ATCCAAAATGAGTACATCCAACAAGGCTGCCTTAACTTCAGACTGGTACCTGTGGTATTTCCTAATGCGTCCAAG ATACATGTCCCCAACTGGCTCCGGAACACCAGGATCTACCACTGGCCCCAGGACACCCAGGACCTGCTGCTGCGCCTTCTGAGGGAGGAACGTTACATCATCCCCCAACAAGGGGCTGACCTCACCCTCACTGTTCGTCCCCTctga
- the traf3ip2a gene encoding adapter protein CIKS isoform X2, translating into MSHSNTPLKRQQTPFLSDSMASAQGLCPHQSVPVEMDESMTSSSLDLVLPASCKQCSGHTETSRRLQEHGYEQACGAANNVGPWRLPESLHQHEPRGACHAAPGPCFIPVKHSEGRFADVLHHVPREQYERDFPIHQSGVFASPSNWPRVHSVEEAEHLEAPQSLKSGVNYPNYVPPQYPAAARMPRPNPMQGSRPRQCACCPPANLPRHYNDYYHQEPGYPADPCREPQHHQPSWTPTCNRLQRRDPAPGSVAPLRDVMHEVCVNPSLQAGPGPATKEIRRTISLSEECRKVFITYSMDAAKEIIPFAKFLIAQGFKPAIDIFNNPMQIMAINKWMDRYLNDKSVLIIVVISPKYKEDVEGDGDDEHGLHTKYIHNQIQNEYIQQGCLNFRLVPVVFPNASKIHVPNWLRNTRIYHWPQDTQDLLLRLLREERYIIPQQGADLTLTVRPL; encoded by the exons AtgtcacactcaaacacacctCTCAAG AGGCAGCAGACACCTTTTCTCAGTGACAGTATGGCCTCTGCTCAAG GACTTTGCCCTCACCAGAGTGTTCCTGTTGAGATGGATGAGAGCATGACATCCTCCAGTCTGGACTTGGTCCTGCCTGCCTCTTGCAAACAGTGTAGTGGACACACAGAGACCAGCAGACGGCTGCAGGAACACGGCTATGAGCAAGCTTGTGGGGCAGCAAACAATGTCGGCCCGTGGAGACTCCCTGAAAGCCTGCACCAGCATGAACCCAGAGGAGCCTGTCATGCGGCCCCGGGACCTTGTTTCATCCCTGTTAAACACTCAGAGGGACGGTTCGCAGATGTTTTGCATCATGTTCCCAGAGAACAGTATGAAAGGGACTTCCCGATTCACCAAAGCGGGGTCTTTGCAAGTCCTTCAAACTGGCCCCGGGTTCACTCTGTGGAGGAGGCAGAACACTTGGAGGCCCCCCAATCACTCAAGTCTGGCGTTAACTACCCCAACTACGTCCCACCCCAATACCCAGCAGCAGCACGCATGCCCA GACCAAATCCAATGCAGGGGAGTCGTCCCAGGCAATGTGCGTGCTGCCCTCCAGCGAATCTGCCCCGTCACTATAACGACTATTATCACCAGGAGCCTGGTTACCCAGCAGATCCATGCAGGGAGCCCCAACACCACCAACCGTCATG GACTCCAACTTGTAATAGGCTGCAACGTAGAGATCCTGCCCCTGGCTCTGTGGCCCCTCTGAGAGATGTGATGCATGAAGTCTGTGTGAATCCCTCCCTCCAGGCTGGTCCAGGACCAGCCACAAAGGAGATCAGGAGGACCATCAGTCTGTCTGAGGAGTGTA GGAAGGTTTTCATCACATATTCCATGGATGCAGCCAAAGAAATCATTCCTTTTGCCAAATTTCTGATTGCCCAGGGGTTCAAACCAGCA ATTGACATCTTTAATAATCCAATGCAAATAATGGCCATCAACAAGTGGATGGACAGATATTTGAACGAT AAATCAGTGCTCATCATCGTGGTCATCAGCCCCAAGTACAAGGAGGACGTGGAGGGAGACGGAGACGACGAGCACGGCCTGCACACCAAGTACATTCACAATCAG ATCCAAAATGAGTACATCCAACAAGGCTGCCTTAACTTCAGACTGGTACCTGTGGTATTTCCTAATGCGTCCAAG ATACATGTCCCCAACTGGCTCCGGAACACCAGGATCTACCACTGGCCCCAGGACACCCAGGACCTGCTGCTGCGCCTTCTGAGGGAGGAACGTTACATCATCCCCCAACAAGGGGCTGACCTCACCCTCACTGTTCGTCCCCTctga
- the LOC117961849 gene encoding probable G-protein coupled receptor 139, with the protein MEAASATVFVTVQRIYYPLLCVMGIPANLFTFYMICFRNCGMSDTAIIYLSCLAIVDTFYLVWVILIDLTLTFWLLQPFWHSHPWCGILGFLQFGSLYSSCWIVVVFTIERYLVLRSTVAKQHFYQPWATKVTCVAIVLVSHVVSVPMGWINVVTPVNLTVDGENVILPRCHYRSHTYSTVLVWITTFLSGGVPIVLVIIFNYLIGYHLCHANKLFTKEELRVMHGRSTRGMLRRTILLLGTVSVAFVVLSLPRFVTYCILRTKYSHEHRNDYSIPINVAGDVANMLQNLNSTTNFLLYCMVSQRFRRELVQVVTCKEKARKLSSVLTHTTMKVFSVVDQKTSPSREPVTVVLTNLKLIVE; encoded by the exons ATGGAGGCAGCCAGCGCCACCGTCTTCGTCACTGTTCAGAGGATCTACTACCCTTTACTTTGTGTTATGGGTATTCCAG CTAACCTCTTTACCTTCTACATGATCTGCTTCCGTAATTGCGGGATGTCCGACACAGCCATCATTTACCTGAGCTGTCTTGCCATCGTAGACACCTTCTACCTGGTGTGGGTGATCCTCATCGACTTGACCCTCACCTTCTGGCTACTGCAGCCCTTCTGGCACTCCCATCCCTGGTGTGGCATTCTGGGATTCCTGCAGTTTGGATCGCTCTACAGCTCCTGCTGGATCGTGGTTGTGTTCACCATCGAGCGCTATCTCGTTCTTCGCAGCACAGTGGCCAAGCAGCACTTCTACCAGCCTTGGGCTACTAAAGTGACGTGTGTGGCCATCGTGCTGGTGTCGCATGTTGTCTCTGTGCCGATGGGCTGGATCAACGTTGTCACACCAGTTAACCTTACAGTGGACGGGGAGAATGTGATTCTGCCCCGGTGTCATTACCGCAGTCACACCTACTCTACTGTCCTAGTGTGGATTACAACCTTTCTCTCAGGAGGAGTCCCCATTGTGTTGGTCATCATCTTCAACTATCTCATTGGGTACCACCTGTGCCACGCCAACAAACTCTTCACCAAGGAAGAGCTTCGCGTCATGCATGGGAGGAGCACCAGGGGCATGTTAAGGAGGACCATCCTGCTGCTGGGCACCGTCTCCGTGGCCTTCGTTGTCCTCAGCCTGCCCCGCTTTGTCACATACTGCATCCTGAGGACCAAGTACAGCCACGAACACCGCAACGACTACAGCATCCCCATCAATGTGGCCGGAGACGTGGCTAACATGCTGCAGAACCTCAACTCTACCACTAACTTCCTGCTCTACTGCATGGTCAGCCAGCGCTTCCGGCGAGAACTGGTCCAGGTGGTGACTTGTAAGGAAAAAGCACGTAAGCTGAGCTCTGTCCTCACCCACACCACCATGAAAGTCTTCTCAGTGGTAGATCAGAAGACGTCCCCATCCAGGGAGCCTGTGACTGTAGTGCTAACCAATCTCAAACTGATTGTGGAATAG